Genomic segment of Nostoc sp. TCL240-02:
AATGCAGTTTCATCACAGGTAACTCACCAACTTGAGCGCTTGATATCACCAAACTTAAGCCGAGAAGTTTGTCTTCACCTTCATAAAGCTCTCCCAAGCTGATAACAGCTTGACCAGCGTCATTTTGGCTAACTTTTGCAAGGCTTAAAGTATCAACAAGACTAACACCTTCAGCCAATTCAAGTTTCACTGTGAGGTTTTGTCCTACTACTGCTCTGAGACTGTCTAGCTCAATACTAAACACTTCAGTTGCTTCATCAATGCTTTGAATGAAGTAGAAGTTTCCCCTAGCAGCCCTTGCCATACCAATCAGCAGGTCTTCATTAAAACCCTGAGCAAAACCTAATGTAGTTGTGGTGATACCTTCCTCAGCTTTTTGCCCTGATGTTGCCGTTAGTACCTTGGGGTCTTGAATGCCCATATTGGCGTGACCATCGGTAAGCAAGAGAACACGGTTGATTTTTTGCGGATCAAGTCGCGTTTTGACATGTTCACAGCCTTTGAGCCATCCCCCCGATAAGTTGGTAATACCGCCTGCTCTGACTTTGCGAATAGAATCTTTTAGTGTGGCTTTATTAGTTACAGCTTGGGGTGGCACAACGCTGTCTATTTCATCGTCGTAAACAACTACTGAGAGAATGTCATCTGGCTCAAGTTGATCGACCACAGACTCAGCAGCTTTGAGTGCATGATGTAAGGCAGCACCCGCCATAGAGCCGGAACGGTCAATTACAAGAGAAAGGTTAAGGTTCCGTCGGGGAGATTCAGCTATGTCAGGACGAAAACGTAGCAGAATATTAGTCTTTAATGAAGCTCCGGCGGGGAGAATAGACTGGTCAAATTCGTAACTTGTCTTAATCATTTTTTATATCCCTCAGAGTTGTCTGTGATAAGCTACAAGCTTTATGATGCAAGGATAGAAAGTGCTTTTTTTAGTTTACCCAACAATCAGTTTATCCAGTGTATAAATGAAGTTTAATGTAAGATTTTATAGCGGTTACATCTCGCCAGGATTAGTAAAGCTCATCGTAGACATCGCTTTTTCGGGAGAAGTTTGCGATCTACTTACTCTTTCCTAGTACTGAAAGGCGATCGCACTGGTCACAATTGCGAGAAACTGAAAGCAGATATATTAGGAGAGGAGAACCTAATGAGCTGGACTAAAGTTCTTGCAGTCGAAGCACTTTCCCCAGGTACGCGAGAAGTGGTGAAAGTTGGCAACCGTAAAATTCTGCTTTTGAATCACGAAAATCAGCTTTATGCTGTAGATAACACCTGCCCTCACTTAAAATTACCTCTGAAAAGTGGCAAAATAAAAGGTGGGGCAATTGTTTGTTCTTTCCATCACAGTGCTTTTGACCTGCGGACTGGTGAAGTACAAGACTGGTGTTCTTGGCCACCTGGTGTAGGCAAGGTACTCTCATTGGTTTCACAACCAAAGGCGTTGCCGGTGTTTCCTCTTCGTGTGGAAGAAGGGAATATCTGGGTTGATGTACAAGAGGAATAGCACCCTCTCTCGATTTAATACCATTGGACAAACATCAGAAGTTGCCAGTAGGCTACAAAATGTTACCTAAACTTTTTGCAGCGCTTTGCATATTCATTTTTGAGTGACAATAGAAATATCAGAAACGGAGGATTGGCAAAAAACAACCTCCGTTTCTATGGCCTTCTCAATGCCTCAATTGAATCTCAATAATTCTATTGACCGCTACATTTCATCAAATAGTTGTATCTTGTCATTGGTCAGAAATACCCTTGAACGAATTTCCATTTATGACTTACATACGCGAACGCAATTTACGTATTGCACTGGCTTTAATTGCATTATAAACTTATGCCAATTGGGAACTATATAATCTGAGATCAATTCAATTATTTGAATTATTATTTGTTTGCAATACGCACAAAAGGCCCTTGCTAATGATTAGTATAATTACACCAGTTTATAACGGTGAGAAATTTATAGAATCTTGCCTTCAAGTTGTCATTTACCAAAATTGTTTAGAAGTGGAGCATATCATTGTTGATGGAGGTTCAAGTGACAAGACGGTAGACATTATTAAAGATAAAGCCAATCAATATTCCCACATACGTTGGATTAGTGAAAAGGACAAAGGACAATCTGACGCTATGAACAAAGGAATTGCTATGGCGCAAGGAGAGATTATTGGTGTTTTAAATGTTGATGATTTTTATGAAGTAAATCTTCTTAACCGCATCTGTGAGATTTTTGCAACTTTACCAGAACCTAGTTTTATTGTTGGTAACTGTAATATCATTAATCAGAAAAACCAGCTAATTTATATTAATAAACCTAGCAAATTACGAACAATAGATTTACTGTTAGGAAGACGAGTTAATGATGATGGAATTATCGATGCTTCTTTTCCAGTAAATCCATCTGCTTACTTCTATCATAAATCATTACATCAAAAAATTGGACTCTATAAAGTAGAAGATCATTATTCAATGGATATAGATTTCCTTTTGAAAGCTGTTTGTTCATCTCATGTTAAGTATTTCAATGAAACTTGGGGTAACTTTAGATATTATCCAGGAACTAAAACATTTGATGATTCTGCAACAGGAAGCAGTTTAGCGCGAATTAAACAATTATTTAATGATTATATTAAAACACTATCCTTGATGGAGCGATATCAAATTTGGTTAGCTCGGAATATAAATTTTACCTTCTTAAAAATCTTTTATTTTTCCAAGCATCCAGAACGATTGCCTGAATCTATTAAGCAGCGATTAGCTAAACAAGACTTACGCAAAAAATAGCCCAAAGCTTGATTTTATTCTTAGGGCAATTTATGTAGACGCAAAGCGGTAAACCAGTCTGGTAGCAGCAATACGTTTCGGTTAAGGGAGAAAGGGAAAGGGAAAGGGTTTGAATTTAGCTTTACCCCAAGTTTATTAACCTTTTTCCAGATCAAAAGAGAGATTGTTGGGTTTATCCGAAAAGTATTGAGTCCGGTAGACGTGTTCCCCAGTATAAAGGTATTGGCGTTAGCGTAACACTGCGAGGAAGCAAGCTACGCGCAGCGTCTCATAAAGCGAGCATCACCCTTAGGGCATTTGCTTCTATCCTATGTAATCTTACGTAAGAAAAAGAGTAGGTTGAGTTAAGCGAAAGCGAAACCCAACAAAGCCTTGATAATATTGGGTTGGGTTGGGTTTCGTTCCTTAACCTAACCTACACCAGTTTTAGTTTTTAGCCTTAACTGAACAGTATTCTCTCATAGAGAGATACGAGCGTTACCTGTAGAGTATTTGTCTCTATCGTATGTAGTTTTACGGGAGTACTATAAATATAGTCGAACCTGATAGAATTACTTTTTACTTACAACAGATTTCAAGTTTGTGAGTAAAAAAATACCCTAGCCACCTTGTAGCGCAGCCTCCCCTTAAAAAGCTACGGTGTACACACAAGTATAGTCCGCAAAGGTTTCAACCCTTTTAGCCCCGTAAATACCCAAATTTTGGACGACTAGAAACTCCATTTATCCCGCTAATTTTAAGGTTAAGGCAACGAAACCAAGTTTTAGGTGGGATTTCAAGACTTGTGTGTACACCGTAGCCTTAAAAAGAGGAGGGTTTAGTCGTGCGGTTTTGCTTGGTATCACCTACAATGAATGCCCTCATTCATGTATTTTAGAATCCTGATGCAGAATTGAGGTGAAGCCATAGTATAATCACTTCCAAATAGTTTTTGTATAAAAGTTACTTTCTGTATTACAGTGTAATTGTTGTTCTTATAGAGTTAGATCCACAGTTACAGAAAGTTTTGCCTTAACTTGACACACCTATATTCTAAGGTGAAGTATGGTGGTAAGCAACGATCATGATATTTACAATCATATAATAAGGATTTGCTTTCTGATTTCATGTTCAGTTTGATTCAACAATTTATTCCTGATTGAAAATTAGCTTAGTTACTAATATGGATGCTCAAAAAATCAGAATTTTATTAGTTGATGATAAGCTAGAAAATTTGCATTTTTTATCAGACATCCTTCACAACCAAGCTTATCAGGTACAAAGTGCCCTTTCTGGAGAATTGGCAATCAATAGGGCGCTGGCTTTTCCTCCTGATTTGATTTTACTAAACTTTCTCATTTCCAAAATGAATAGTTATGAGGTTTATCAAAATTTAAAATCTCATCAGAAAACTCAAGAGATTCCGATAATTTTTTTTGGTGTTTTAGATGAATTATCGGAAGAAGTAAATATTTTTGATCTAGGGGCTGTTGACTATATTAGTCAACCATTCCAAGCTAAAGAAGTTTTATTACGCATACAAAATCAACTAACTCTCCAAAGGCTGAAAAAACAGTTAAAAGAACAAAATGCCCAACTGCAAGAGGAGATTAAAGAACGTCAACGGGTTGCTGTTGAGTTAAATCTTCGAAACCAACAGATAGAAGAAATTTTCACAGAAATTCCTGTTAGCCTTAGCAAAGCCTTTTGTAGAGAAGTTTACCAAAACGAACGCCTTTTAGTCGAAGCTGCCCTCAAGAAGAGCGAAAGTCAATATCGCCACCTGGTGGAGACATCCCAGGATATGATCTGGTCGGTAGATATTGATGGACTAATTACCTTTGTTAATCCGGCAGTCAAGCAGATTTATGGCTATGAACCCCAGGAGATGATCGGGCGTACCTTGACTGATTTTATCTCGCCTCAGCAAGTTGCTAAAGATAAAGTAGCCTTTGAGCGTGTTTTGCAGGGAAAGTCGATATTTCAACATGAAACTACCTGTGTAGCTAAAGATGGTACTTTACTTTATTTAATGTTTAATGCGATCGCATTACGCAACGAAGATGGTTTAGTCATAGGTATGACAGGTACTGCTAGTAATATTACACAACGTCGAGGTATAGAAAAATTACTCCAAGAGAGCGCGATTAAGCTCCGAAATCATAACCTAGTGCTAACCCAACTGGCACAAAATCAGATCCTTTATCAGGGTGACTTGAAAGCAGCTTTGGGTAAAATTACAGAAACAGCCGTCAAAAATATTGGAATGGAACGAGCCAGTGTTTGGTTGTATGACGAAACAGGCTTGAAAATCGAGTGTTTTGACCTATTTGAGGGCAGTCGCAATCAACATAGCGAAGGATTTTCCTTATCAGAGGCAGACTATCCAGCTTATTTTGCAGCTTTGCAACAAGATCAACCAATCGCCGCAGATGATGCCCATACCGATCCCAGAATTAGAGAATTTTCCCCATCTTACTCAAGATTAAATATTACCTCTATACTCTATACACCCATTAGGCAGGAGGGAAAAACCGTAGGGGTTTTATGTTTGGAGGCAGTGGGAGTTGCTCATCATTGGACGCTAGAAGATCAAAATTTCGCTCGCTCTCTGGGCAATTTAGTATCCTTGGTGCTGGAAGCAAAAGAACGTCAACGCGCTGAAGCCGCGCGGAGGGCTTCTGAAGAAAAGTTAGCATCAGCTTTTCGGTCGTCCCCCGATCCCATTGCCTTAATTACTGTTCCTAACAAACGCTTCGTCGAAGTTAACGACAGTTTTTGTCGGTTTTTTGGTTATTCTCGTTCTCAGGTTATTGATCGCACCGATCAAGAATTGAATATTTGGGTGAATCCAGAAGAATATAATTTTCTTACCCAGATGCTGCAAAAAACTAAAGCTATTCGTAACTATGAGATTGATGTCTGCACTTGTTCAGGAGAAATCAGGACAACCTTGCTGAGTGCGGAAATGATCGAGATTGATGGAAAATGTTACGTACTAGGCACAGCGAAAGATATTACTGAACGCAAGCAGGCAGAAAATGAAAGCCGTTTGTTACTGTTGACAACCCAAGCCATTACTCGCGCTAATGATGTCAATAGTTCTTTAGCACTGGTCTTACGCTTAATTTGTCATACCATTGGCTGGGATTTTGGTGAAGCATGGATACCTAATGAAGATAGTAGTGTTTTAGAACACAGCCTGGGCTGGTATGGTGAACAAAGCAATTTAGAAGAATTTTGCCGCCACAGTCTAATTGTGAAATTTCCTCTGGGAGTGGGACTACCAGGAAGAGTTTGGCAGAATCAGGAACCAGAATGGATAGAGGATGTTTCAGAAGTTACAGAGCCAATTTTTTTGCGATCGCAACAAGCAGCAAAGGTAGGATTAAAAGCTGGTTTTGGTGTTCCCATACTGGCTGGAAACGAAGTATTAGCTGTTTTAGTGTTTTTTAAACGTAGTTCAGTATTGGTAGATAGACGTTTGCTTTTGCTAGTAAATGCTGTTGCTGCTCAGTTAGGTGGGTTGATTGAGCGCAAAACTTTAGAACAAGAACTAGCACTCAGAGAAGCTCGCCTCAATGCCTTTTTTACAGGGGCTCCCGTCGGTATGAATATTGTAGATAACCAACTGCGGTTTGTGCAAATCAACCAAGTACTAGCGGAAATTAATGGAATATCCCAGGAAGCTCATATTGGTAAGACCATCCATGAAGCCTTACCCAAAATGGCCAGTGTCGTAGAACCATTTTATCAACAGGTTCTGTTGACAGGTAAACCCATCCTCAATCAAGAATTAAGCGCCGCATCAATTAAACAACCAGATATTATCCGCCACTTCTTAGTTTCTTATTTTCCGATTCCTGGTGAGGACGATCGCCTCTCTGGTGTGGGCACTGTTTTAGTAGAAATTAGCGAACTGCAAGCAGCACTACGCGAACGGCAAGCGGCGCTACGCGAACGCAAACATGTCGAACAAGAACTACGTTTAGCTAACGAGCGCCTTCAATATCTGCTTACTTCTAGCCCTGTGGTGATTTATAGCAGCAAAAAAACATTAGGCAATTTTAGCACTACCTTTATTAGTAAGAACGTCAAGGCAATGGTTGGTTACGAAGCGCAGGAATTTGTCGAAAATCCTAATTTCTGGCTGCATCATGTCCACCCAGAAGATATTGAATTGATTTCAGAAAAATTTTCCCAGTTGGTTGAGCAAGAATACACTTCCTATGAATATCGGTGGTTACACGCTGACGGAACTTATCACTGGTTTTACGAAAAGATGAGGTTAATTCGTGATGAAGCTGGAAACCCTATAGAATGTGTTGGTTATTGGACAGACATCAACGATGCTAAACTGGCAGAATTAGCTTTACAAACGGGTCGGCAGCGATATCAACTGCTAGCAGAAACCTCGCCAGCTTGTATATTTCACACTGATGTGGATGGTAATGTCTTATATTTTAATCAACGCTGGAGTGAGATTAGTGGATGCAATTTAGAAGAGTCCCTGGGAACCGGTTGGACAAAAGCTGTACATCCAGACGATCGCGAGCAGCTATTGCTGACATGGAATCAAGCAAGAGTTGCTAAAGTAATGTATAAGTACGAACATCGCTTTTTGCGTGATGATAGTACAGTTGTCTGGGTAATTTGTCAGGCTTTGCCAGAATTTCGAGATGATGGAGAAATAAAAGGTTATATTGGTACGATTACAGATATTACCGAGAGAAAATTGGCAGAAGAAGCGCTGCGTGAGAGTGCAGAACGGGAAAGAGCGATCGCCCAAGTGATTCAAAGGATGCGCCAAACATTGGATTTAGAGACTATATTTGCAGCTACAACCCAAGAATTACGGCAAGTACTCAATTGCGATCGGGTTGTTGTCTATCGTTTCAATCCCCAATGGAGTGGCGAATTTGTCTCTGAGTCTGTGGGTAATGATTGGATTTCTCTGATAGAAGAACATAACAACGATCCTCATCTCACAGAAGGTGTCTTACAAGAAGGACGTTGCCTAACAAAAATTTTGGATAGCGAGGATAATCAAGCGGAAGATGCTGATATGCAAGAAGATGGCATTTACGCACAAGGCGCAACTTTCCGCTGCGTCCCAGACATTTACAATGCTGAGTTTCATCCCTCTTACATCAGCCTTTTAGAACGTTTTCAGGCAAAAGCTTACATCATTGTCCCCATTTTATATGGTAGTCAGATTTGGGGACTACTAGCGAGTTATCAAAATTCCGATTCCCGCCAATGGAAACCAGGAGAAATCAACATCGTAGTTCAAATTGGCAATCAGTTGGGTGTGGCTTTACAGCAGGCACAACTACTGGCGCAGACTCAAAGGCAGTCACAAGCATTGCAAGAAGCTGTGATTACAGCTGATGCTGCCAACCGCGCCAAAAGCGAATTCCTCGCCAACATGAGCCACGAACTGCGTACCCCACTTAACGCCATCCTCGGTTTTACCCAAATCATGAGCCAC
This window contains:
- a CDS encoding Rieske (2Fe-2S) protein; this translates as MSWTKVLAVEALSPGTREVVKVGNRKILLLNHENQLYAVDNTCPHLKLPLKSGKIKGGAIVCSFHHSAFDLRTGEVQDWCSWPPGVGKVLSLVSQPKALPVFPLRVEEGNIWVDVQEE
- a CDS encoding glycosyltransferase family 2 protein — its product is MISIITPVYNGEKFIESCLQVVIYQNCLEVEHIIVDGGSSDKTVDIIKDKANQYSHIRWISEKDKGQSDAMNKGIAMAQGEIIGVLNVDDFYEVNLLNRICEIFATLPEPSFIVGNCNIINQKNQLIYINKPSKLRTIDLLLGRRVNDDGIIDASFPVNPSAYFYHKSLHQKIGLYKVEDHYSMDIDFLLKAVCSSHVKYFNETWGNFRYYPGTKTFDDSATGSSLARIKQLFNDYIKTLSLMERYQIWLARNINFTFLKIFYFSKHPERLPESIKQRLAKQDLRKK
- a CDS encoding PAS domain S-box protein, with translation MDAQKIRILLVDDKLENLHFLSDILHNQAYQVQSALSGELAINRALAFPPDLILLNFLISKMNSYEVYQNLKSHQKTQEIPIIFFGVLDELSEEVNIFDLGAVDYISQPFQAKEVLLRIQNQLTLQRLKKQLKEQNAQLQEEIKERQRVAVELNLRNQQIEEIFTEIPVSLSKAFCREVYQNERLLVEAALKKSESQYRHLVETSQDMIWSVDIDGLITFVNPAVKQIYGYEPQEMIGRTLTDFISPQQVAKDKVAFERVLQGKSIFQHETTCVAKDGTLLYLMFNAIALRNEDGLVIGMTGTASNITQRRGIEKLLQESAIKLRNHNLVLTQLAQNQILYQGDLKAALGKITETAVKNIGMERASVWLYDETGLKIECFDLFEGSRNQHSEGFSLSEADYPAYFAALQQDQPIAADDAHTDPRIREFSPSYSRLNITSILYTPIRQEGKTVGVLCLEAVGVAHHWTLEDQNFARSLGNLVSLVLEAKERQRAEAARRASEEKLASAFRSSPDPIALITVPNKRFVEVNDSFCRFFGYSRSQVIDRTDQELNIWVNPEEYNFLTQMLQKTKAIRNYEIDVCTCSGEIRTTLLSAEMIEIDGKCYVLGTAKDITERKQAENESRLLLLTTQAITRANDVNSSLALVLRLICHTIGWDFGEAWIPNEDSSVLEHSLGWYGEQSNLEEFCRHSLIVKFPLGVGLPGRVWQNQEPEWIEDVSEVTEPIFLRSQQAAKVGLKAGFGVPILAGNEVLAVLVFFKRSSVLVDRRLLLLVNAVAAQLGGLIERKTLEQELALREARLNAFFTGAPVGMNIVDNQLRFVQINQVLAEINGISQEAHIGKTIHEALPKMASVVEPFYQQVLLTGKPILNQELSAASIKQPDIIRHFLVSYFPIPGEDDRLSGVGTVLVEISELQAALRERQAALRERKHVEQELRLANERLQYLLTSSPVVIYSSKKTLGNFSTTFISKNVKAMVGYEAQEFVENPNFWLHHVHPEDIELISEKFSQLVEQEYTSYEYRWLHADGTYHWFYEKMRLIRDEAGNPIECVGYWTDINDAKLAELALQTGRQRYQLLAETSPACIFHTDVDGNVLYFNQRWSEISGCNLEESLGTGWTKAVHPDDREQLLLTWNQARVAKVMYKYEHRFLRDDSTVVWVICQALPEFRDDGEIKGYIGTITDITERKLAEEALRESAERERAIAQVIQRMRQTLDLETIFAATTQELRQVLNCDRVVVYRFNPQWSGEFVSESVGNDWISLIEEHNNDPHLTEGVLQEGRCLTKILDSEDNQAEDADMQEDGIYAQGATFRCVPDIYNAEFHPSYISLLERFQAKAYIIVPILYGSQIWGLLASYQNSDSRQWKPGEINIVVQIGNQLGVALQQAQLLAQTQRQSQALQEAVITADAANRAKSEFLANMSHELRTPLNAILGFTQIMSHDHALSTEHQQNLAIINRAGEHLLNLINDILEMSKIEAGRITLNLNSFDLIRLLENLEEMLRFRATSKGLELDFEYTSYLPQYIRADESKLRQVLLNLLGNAIKFTDTGRVMLRVAMEDMGEKILPHPPHLFFEVIDTGRGIAPQEINLLFEAFGQTETGRKSQQGTGLGLAISRKYVELMGGNISVTSIIGEGSTFAFDIQIDLATASEIQIQQIRRQVLSLAPAQKEYRILVVDDSIDSRLVLVKILTSIGFAVQEAANGTEAIALWQQWQPHLIFMDMRMPIMDGYEATKIIKAREETSVPNRKTIIIALTANAFEEQREATIKAGCDDYINKPFREEELLEKLSEYLEVQYIYQEDNYQRKNANQQITESILKLTDLVPLLSEMSPEWVKQVYTAAAQCSDDLILELIEQIPSENAILSNFIQNLAHNFQFEKIMELTSIAGVLSG